The genomic segment cggggtactaaattgatgcactttaaaccacatgatactaaagtgagaaagtgcgaaatcttagggtactaaattgagacactttaaaccatagggtacgaaagtgaaaaagtgtgaaactacaggtgtggtatttgaagtttttccaaaaataaatgacgtaatcaaataattaaaaattttgatggtACAATTAttaaaatcttgaaaaattagGCAGCcgaatcaaaataattcatagctCAGATAAGCATTGCACATTGTGGCCTAATTTCTACTGTTCAAATTGTACTCCAATATTCTCTGCGTCTTTACTCGAGAGGTACAGTGTAATCTTTCAATTGGTTTGATTTGAATTGGAAGTACTAGATAAAAACGTACAAAATTCAACTATGGATCATTTCAAGTTcactatccaattttttaaagttttgattttactactaaatcttttaattcatttgatttgtgCTCGTCAACAGTATgctaactttaaaatttatagcaacacgaattatataaaaatatactagcTAAATATGTAAAACTAATAAATGACGtaatcaaataaatgaaaattttgatagtataattaaaattttgaaagattaggcagtcgaatcaaaataattcataaccCATATCAGTATTGTACATTGTGGCCTAATTTCTACTCGAGAGATGCCGTGTAATCTTTTAATTGGTTTGATTTGAATTGGAAGTGCTAGGTAAAAACGTACAAAATTCGACTATGGATCATTTCAAGTTTACCatccaattttttaaagtttttattttactactaAATCTTTCAATTCATTTGATTCTTGTCAGTCGACGGTATGccgactttaaaatttatagcaacacgaattatataaaaatatactagttaaatatgtaaaactaataaataacgtaattaaataattaaaaattttgatcgtattaattaaaattttgaaagattaggtagctgaatcaaaataattcatagttcatATAAGTGTTGCACAATGTGGCCTAATTTTTATTGATAAGTGTTGCACAATGTGGCCTAAGTTTTATTGTTCAAATTGTACTCCAATATTCTCTGCGTCTTTACTCAAGAGGTGCCGTGGACTACACGGCACCTTAACCGTTAAATATGTACATAAACTTTCCCAAATTTTTTTCATCTAAGCTTTCGATCACtattattactaatattatCTTTCCCCAGCTATTCTCTCTAAACAATGGAGCTATTTAATTCCCCTGTAATTCCATTGCTGCTGATCATCATCTCCTCCCATCTTATCCTGCTTCAACACAGTACTGTCACAGCTCTTGATCATTCCTTGCAACCCAAAGAGGAGCACAAACAACTCAAAGGTTTTTAGATcaattaatttctctctctctattttatcttggtttttgttttcttttctctctctctctatatttcttGTTGTTAATTTGCTATGTTATTAGTATTGAGTTACTGATTGATTTGTTGCGCTTTcttagctaatttttttttcttttttaaagcgGAATTAGAAGctctaattcaaaatttttgtttcttatCATTACAGAAGCACCAAATTGTTTGACAAAAGTTATGCAACAAGAGAATTTCAAACTAAAACTTTTGTATTTGAATAGCAGTGAGAATTTTGCGCACGAACTTGATTAGATTATCAAAGAGTGAAATCGacgcaatataaatttgtttaaCTAGAAAATCACAAAACTTGACACGACAGGGCACGACACGACAAAGAAATAAGTCAAATCGGCACAAGTAACACGATTATCAAACACGAATACGTTTTGCGGCTCTGAATTGATTTTTTTGGatattcataaatttatttcagCTTTTTGTCATAATAGAaactttggatttttttttgtggctAAAATCCTCTAGTAATGATTGTTGCAGCTTTCTGTTACAGCAGAAACTCTGTACTTTTCTGCGCGTGAAATGCTTTACTAAAAACTGAGGTAGTGAGATTTGGTTGTGCAGGTGAAGATTTCAGTCCTTACCCTTTTCACCGCCATCGCCGCCCCCGACCGCGGGGCAAGATATATCACCCGCTGACCGACCAGTGCGTGCTCCGATCGAATCTCGCCAACCAGCTGAAACTCGGCCCGTGCTCGCAGTCCGACTCGTGGTACTACACGCCGCAGAAATTCCTGACGGTGCAGGGGACGTACTACTGCCTGCAGGCCGTCGGCACGGGCCAGCCCGTGCAGCTGAGCATCATATGCGACCCGTCGGACTCGCAGTGGTCGGTGTTGCGGACGCCGTTCCGGAGAACACACCTCTCGACGGTCATCAGCGACGGGACCGTGGTTTGCTTGGATGTCGATTCGAAGAATGTGATCGTCTCTAATCCGTGCAGAGTAGCTGGGAATCCTCAGGCTGGTACTCAGTGGTTTATGTTGATCAAACAGTACAACGTAGTCGCTTCTACTGTGGGAAGTTAAGCGGGAAAACAATATAGCGGAATAAAAATTTGGTGGGGGACAGTATCCAACATGAGACTGATTCATCAGTTGTGCATTACATAGATGGTACGAATCTCAAAGTTGCATGAACGGCTGATGGAGCGGGCTCATCATGTTGGGGACCGTCCCGATCAAATTTTCTTACAGTTCGGTGTATCGCCAATAATAACGTAATACGAGTTTATATATGTTTGAAAGTAGTAAAAGTGTTTGTGTATCAGGAGCGTTAATCATGTACGTCATACTTGTATGTGTATACGCACGCTTCGCGGTGGAGAGATatcaaatattacaaaataataatattatttttatactttagaAATGGATAACATATAACTAATTTTGCATTGTtttatagataaaaattatattttatttgttatatattcCTGTAAACACTTATTAATTTGCATGTTTCAATGCCTAGAAGTtgcatgtaaaaaaaaaaaaaaaaaaacaaacaaattcaagtagcaatttttttttttttttttgttctcactTATTTCTCTATTCGGGTCAAGTCGGAGCTGGAGCAGATTTTTGACTAATTGAAAcagatcaaaaaaagaaaaaagtctcTCTTAATTCGAACTCTATTTCTTTGCAGATCGggacgatttttttttttttcttatttttggctATCACTAACCGTCTCGAATCCCCATTCGAGACATCTCCACCCATCCGAATCCGTTTGCATCATTATTTTAATTAcctttttgtaaaataataataataataataataaattagaagCTTAAGATTGTtgggttatttttgaaaataagaaaaatagcattttgagAGTTATATTGAAATAGTGAGAATAAGCGTAATAAtagtttcaaaataataatattttatctaattatgaattaattaaccataaatactctagataaccataaatgttaattaataattaataatgagTACTGTAAATTAATAGTTTAGCTAATCACAAGtagtttaataaattaataaatcaattaCTTAACTAGTtaagaaaataattagattagttaaaatattaattatataatcaatataaatattagttattgcataaacacgctaaataattaatttttgagttagcttattaattataaacaataaaattaattcctcaaatagttaattaaatactTGTTAGAGTAATAAATCAAGCGGTTAATTATTTACCtagttaattagtaaataaagtgataaataataaattaattaataatattttattatttaaattaggaGAGGTATAAGGAGAGGAATTTATTGTTTTACCAAAAGTGTGGAATAATAATTCACGTTACTttaggataacccgttaagacgagaacttttttttcttcttcttctttttgttcgCGAACAAGAAgttaggcttagtttgatattgagtcCCATatgacgctattagataaaatgaagttggggTAAAAGTATATACAGATATGCTTCTACATTCTCCAGTGGgatcgcaaaaaatatatcgtgaTATGTgtaacgcaatattacgtacggaaacaaatagggtatttttccatcgtactttctcaccgcacataaTTCAATTCtttcgcaattccaaacgaagcctaagacTTATTTTATGAGACACTGTAAACTTAGTAATAAAAGTATTAGAGAGCTTTTCTATTTAtagaaatattctagctcaCGCCCCAAAAATGAAACAACAAATCGGGCTCGGGTCTGGCTCGTAAAAGTCCGGCCCGGCTCAACCGGCTCCGGCCCGGGCCGGAACCGGGCCTCTGTATTTTGAAATCGGGCTCGATCCGCCCCGATCCAAACCTAGCCCAGGGCCGACGGCTCGTAGAACAAGtctacactacaacaaaaacggtctatagcgacacttttaaatatcggtataagtcaaaaaaagtgctgctgactaaattaccgacacttttaaaaagtattgctatatgtggggtcgctaggtatatagtgacagttaaagagtgttgctatgatctaaaagagtgctgctaatttaccaacacttatttaaatatCTAGCAACcaccggaactctacctcgttggctgcggtggcggaggagacgagaggaagggatcttcgtctagaatttcaatcgattgagtgagaggagaaggagaaatggtaatcgatttttctttccttttttttttatttttcttttctgtttgtaatcgggccgaatgggctgggtgaggtgggttgagtagagtaccattttatttttggttggattagactttatatttaggcattagtaggtttttttttaagttttggcataaatatgacacttacataaaagtgtcccaaatatgtgtccctataatctaattctgttgtagtgctaTTTTCGCCCTAACTTTATTTTATCCAACAATGTTCGACGGTCCTCGATATCAAATTGTACTTTGACTTATATTACATAGCTTGTAGTGACAAATTTCTAagtgttcttcaatttgaacgGACTGCTTCGATGTTGGTTATCACTAGACACCTTTGAATTTAAGTTGCTTGATATTTTTGacttttgaccattcatttttcttgtGATGATTCACTAAATTCTTTATCTTTAGAATCAATGAAGATcactaaaataataaatgaatgtGATGGTGCAATAACTCTTTGTCTTCAttctcaaagagagagagagagagagagagagagagagaatcattGATGTACACTCGGGGTTTATTTGATTcatctattttagactatggaatcagAATGAAATTCACTGATTCTGATAGTtgcttattttatataaattgaatttcGATTCTCATTCAATTCTGGAATGAAAATAACCCAATTCTTTTATGGCCCTCGGCTTTAAACTTGGATTGACTTATTGCAGAGAAAATTACTTGAAATTTTTTCTCGCAAACACCTCCAATAATCAAAACTCCTTACTTGAAATTATTTGACCTTTTAGATTAAGCATGAAGATTGGTTTAAGTTCTAAATATCAACCATCTAGTactcttcatttattttttttatttaaaactattcacatatgtgaatttttgatattttcttcTTTCCACATATAAATCAACTAACTCCTCCTTTAATACAATTCTCCATTCTCTAACTCTTGTATGGCATCACTCTTGTCATATTTCTAGtacatatattttaaacttttcattATATGTATCTAACTAATGTTTTCTTATTTAAACTTCGAAACTATTTTAATTACAGTATAAATCATTGAGTATTTCATATGTTACTGTATACCTCACGCTCACTTGATTTATGCGCTTACTCTTAATTAAGACTTATTGCATGTTCATGGCTTCTTTTATTTGTCATGCTTATAAAAACCGCAAAATCGATCAGTTGCGCTGTAATGCTTAGAAAActagtttattattttaatttcatatatagctaggtttgaactttgaacctaatagaatatatatatatatatatcaacttttTACTCCTCTAATTATTAATGATTCatgtaacaaaagaaaaattatcatttttttccttcatatatagaaaaagtaaaCTTTAGGGGACTATTAAATGCTCTTTAGTTGAGGTGATTTACACATATTGTTGCCTatatttatgtatgtatattgttacatattaatatattatattacataaatatgaaaaataatagaaaatcaaGAATTCAAATAAAGGTGAAATTAAATTCCTTTGAAATCTCCTCtcatctatataataataataataataataataataataataataataataataataataataataaatatatatataatcacttGGATCTAGCTAAAGTACTAATGTGTTATTCTATGGTTGGTTTAGAAAAGTAAAGTCAAAGTTTGTTAATTCCCAAAACGTGAAGCCATTATCATCATTGGAAAAAGTCTAACCCCAAATAACGGAGTCACAgtcaacaaaaacaaaaataataaataaaataatatataatgaagAAAAATCAAAGTCACGAGCAATGCTATCGATACATCTCTAATTTATAGGTATCGGATATACCCAATATAATCTCtccaaaattaaaactattttactTGTCTTTCCAGCTTCCTAAATGTCACGGATACTGACACGGAACACTGGACACGACACGACTCAAGACGCCATGACTCGGCAACTTTCAAAAATTAGGACACGAACACGTCATATGAACactgctaataaaatataatattattaaaatatataataatatatttttattatatataaaatattaattttggtaacATATtgttagtaaatttttattaatagctCGTATATTTAGGAAAAAAATTCTCCgccatttatttatattgtcaaaaaataAGTATATGTATTCatcgaaaaaacaaaaatatatatttatcatcttatattatatatgcatagaaaaaataaaataaaaatagatatatatatttttagttgtaTGCGTTATAAATCGGCATCAAACGCACGCCCAAAAAATGTCTAGTACATCATACATGTGTTTGATACGGGCACGTTCGTGCTCgacaaggatatatatataaggcttATAGAAGTGTCCGTAATATACAATCAGCTTCTTAATTTCTTTCAGAATTTAGTattagttaaatataattttcgcgtcttaaaatttttttttctgtactaAATATGCCAGTACTTAAGCACAGCAGCAGCTTATAGAGGCAGAATCCGATTAGAATACTtagacatttattttttatattatcttcATTAAGTGTTGAGTGTCGCATTTGACTTGCATAATGTAAATATCCACGTAAAAGTGTTTTTGCATACTATTCTACAGTTGTGTTGCTCTATAAATAGAGCTTCAGAAACACACTATATTCACATAAAGTGTGATAGCTAGTGATCTTTTGTACCTCTCTGATCCTGCTTGTATCTGAACTTGTGTATCGAAATGGCGAAGTTGCAGCGCGGAGAAGGAGAGGGCGGCGACCTCGAGAAGCTGCGCAAGGGGATAGCTGAGAGCTACGACGAGTCGACGGGGGCGTGGGAGGAGCTATTCGGCGAGTACATCCACCGGGGCTTCTACGACACACCATCGGCGGCCCCCGGTGCCGCCCCGCTCACGGCCCTGGATCACCGCCGCGCGCAGCTCCGCATGATCGACGAGGCCCTCGCCTTCGCCGGCGTTTCTGGTTTGTACATACGCTTAGATATTAAATCAATCTTTTGGATAGTATGATGTTCGAGTGAGTTATGAGCTCTCTCTGTCTTAAGATATTTTGTGTTTGGCTCATATGATATTCAACTGATTCTGAATCTTTTCCTAATAGATTAAGTTTTTGGACTAAATATTTTACTAGCTAATTTTCCACACCTTACATGCATTTTATGGCAAATATTTAATTCGTGATATGATTTATCTAATATTCAACTACTTTCTCGTTCAATTTATCTAAtattcaactattttttttttaaatagataaaGAAAAAGTACGGAACCTATCTGAACTATAAACTATCTTAAATCGGTGACCCAAActatcaaaaatttgattttatcgCCCAatcatttaatttgtttgatttgagttagttaacGTATTGTATTTTGACTTTGAAATTTAagataattacttattttaatgaatatatatagtgcggcGATTGCATAACTAAATACACTTGTAAAGAGATAaacaacacattcaaatttttgaagttgaagTGTCGCTGACTGTCTCGAATCAAAAGAATTGAAAGGTTgggcagtaaaatcaaaataagcgatagttcatataagttatgtatatttttattgaaaaaaagaaaatttcgaGACTGTCACTCCCcggggccaggttgaaaaaaataaataaataaaaaattaaaaaaaatgcttttaAAATAGGCCCCAGGGatatgattgggtatataagagatttagacattaataataataactcggcttaagtattttgggcggatggtttgagcccaacgagttattgttgctagtgggctggatcgttGCAGAGACACACCGAACACTTACAGATGATGCGCGTAAATGCAGAAGATCCTGAGAAGAAGCCAAAGAAAATACTGGATGTTGGATGTGGAATTGGGGGTGACACACTATGCCTGGCCAAAAAATATGGTGCTCAGTGCATTGGAATTAACTTGAGCCCTGTACAAGTCAAAAGAGCTCAGGAGCTTGCTCAAGCTGAGGGCCTTGCAGATAAGGTAACTAATTTTGGGgtgtttttgtttatttaccTCTGATTACtgtccaaaatttttaaatttgttctgAAATTATCTCCTTTCCAAATCTCAATTCCTATTAGTAATccgaaaaaactttaaatactactcCTGTGgcttcacactttctcactttaataccctatagtttaaagtatatcaatttagtgtcatgtggttttcttcttttttttttttatcgattctactaatttttttcgttaaatcattggcaaagttaaaactaaaaggtacaaaagtaaatattcgataaatctaggtgggtatctgaagctttttgtatatataa from the Ananas comosus cultivar F153 unplaced genomic scaffold, ASM154086v1, whole genome shotgun sequence genome contains:
- the LOC109706361 gene encoding uncharacterized protein LOC109706361, which encodes MELFNSPVIPLLLIIISSHLILLQHSTVTALDHSLQPKEEHKQLKGEDFSPYPFHRHRRPRPRGKIYHPLTDQCVLRSNLANQLKLGPCSQSDSWYYTPQKFLTVQGTYYCLQAVGTGQPVQLSIICDPSDSQWSVLRTPFRRTHLSTVISDGTVVCLDVDSKNVIVSNPCRVAGNPQAGTQWFMLIKQYNVVASTVGS